The following coding sequences are from one Saprospiraceae bacterium window:
- a CDS encoding class I SAM-dependent methyltransferase, translating into MDSYQETFETWNNIASLYEEKFMSLDLYNKTYEIFCELIVRHNAQVLDVGCGPGNITKFLLSRLPNLEILGIDVSPNMLDLAKKNNPKAHFKQMDCRYLDELQSKFDAVISGFCLPYLSRSDVQKLLADIDKLLSPGGIIYLSIVEGDPNLSGFQTSSNGQRSYFFYHDLESLKQALDRFSIQILKVIRLEYLTSAKNIEVHTVIIGKKDSAL; encoded by the coding sequence ATGGATTCATACCAAGAAACTTTTGAAACCTGGAATAATATAGCTTCTCTTTATGAAGAGAAATTTATGTCCCTGGATCTATACAACAAAACTTATGAGATTTTTTGTGAACTGATAGTACGCCACAATGCCCAAGTATTGGATGTGGGATGCGGACCAGGTAATATTACCAAATTTCTTTTGTCTAGACTTCCCAATCTGGAAATTTTGGGCATAGATGTTTCTCCCAATATGCTTGATCTGGCAAAGAAGAACAACCCAAAAGCCCATTTTAAACAAATGGATTGTCGTTATTTGGACGAACTACAATCAAAATTTGATGCTGTGATCTCAGGATTTTGCCTGCCATACCTATCTCGTTCAGACGTTCAAAAGCTACTTGCTGATATTGACAAACTATTGTCTCCTGGTGGCATCATCTATTTGAGCATCGTAGAAGGAGATCCAAATCTCTCAGGTTTTCAAACCAGTAGCAACGGACAACGAAGTTATTTTTTTTATCACGATCTTGAAAGCTTAAAACAAGCTTTGGATAGATTTTCTATACAAATCCTTAAAGTAATTAGATTAGAATATCTCACTTCAGCCAAAAACATTGAGGTTCATACTGTTATCATTGGTAAAAAGGATTCTGCTCTTTAA